A window from Balearica regulorum gibbericeps isolate bBalReg1 chromosome 1, bBalReg1.pri, whole genome shotgun sequence encodes these proteins:
- the LOC104633764 gene encoding collagenase 3-like: MMQSRLSAVFFFLLGLSFCLTIPIPLEDSHEFTEKDLQFAERYLRTHYDLRPNPAGIMRKSANTVASKLREMQAFFGLEVTGKLDEETYELMQKPRCGVPDVGEYNFFPRKLKWSKTNLTYRIMNYTSDLRRAEVDRAFKKAFKVWSDVTPLNFTRIRSGIADIMISFGTKEHGDFYPFDGPSGLLAHAFPPGPDYGGDAHFDDDEAWSDDSRGYNLFLVAAHEFGHSLGLEHSRDPGALMFPIYTYTGKTGFVLPDDDVQGIQELYGAGDKDPNPKHPKTPEKCDADLSLDAITELRGEMLIFKDRFFWRLHPQMVEAELVLLKSFWPELPNKIDAAYENPIKDLVFMFKGKKVWALNGYDIVEDFPKKIYEIGFPKEIKRIDAAVHIKDTGKTLFFTGNKYWSYDEEAEVMEAGYPRLIEEEFAGIGDRVDAVYQRNGYLYFFNGPLQFEYSIWSKRIVRVLHTNSIFWC; this comes from the exons ATGATGCAATCAAGACTTTCAgctgtcttctttttcttgttggGTTTGTCATTTTGCCTGACAATCCCTATTCCCCTTGAAGATAGCCATGAATTCACAGAAAAAGACCTTCAGTTTGCAGAG cGCTATCTCAGGACTCACTATGATCTCCGTCCAAATCCTGCTGGCATAATGAGGAAGAGTGCCAACACAGTGGCATCTAAACTTCGAGAAATGCAAGCTTTTTTTGGCTTGGAGGTGACAGGCAAATTAGATGAAGAAACATATGAACTGATGCAGAAACCGAGATGTGGTGTCCCAGATGTGGGGGAATATAACTTTTTCCCTAGAAAACTGAAATGGTCAAAAACTAATTTGACATACAG AATTATGAATTACACTTCAGATCTGAGACGTGCTGAAGTAGACCGAGCTTTCAAAAAAGCATTCAAAGTTTGGTCTGATGTGACACCGCTTAACTTCACCAGAATACGAAGTGGCATAGCTGATATCATGATCTCCTTCGGCACTAAAG AACATGGTGACTTTTACCCCTTCGATGGACCTTCTGGATTACTGGCTCATGCTTTCCCCCCTGGTCCAGACTATGGAGGAGATGCCCattttgatgatgatgaagcTTGGTCAGATGATTCTAGAG GGTATAACTTGTTTCTTGTTGCTGCCCATGAGTTTGGTCATTCACTGGGACTTGAACACTCTAGAGACCCTGGAGCTCTGATGTTTCCAATTTACACATACACTGGAAAAACTGGGTTTGTGCTTCCTGATGATGATGTGCAAGGGATCCAAGAGCTCTATG GTGCTGGAGACAAAGATCCCAATCCAAAACATCCCAAAACACCAGAGAAATGTGATGCAGATTTATCACTTGATGCCATAACAGAACTTCGTGGAGAAATGCTGATCTTCAAGGACAG GTTTTTCTGGCGACTGCACCCTCAGATGGTTGAGGCAGAATTGGTGTTACTTAAATCCTTTTGGCCAGAGCTTCCAAATAAAATAGATGCAGCTTATGAAAACCCCATCAAAGATCTTGTGTTCATGTTTAAGG gaaagaaagtcTGGGCTTTGAATGGCTACGACATAGTTGAAGACTTTCCTAAAAAGATATATGAAATAGGGTtcccaaaagaaattaaaagaatagATGCGGCCGTCCATATTAAAGACACTGGCAAGACTCTcttttttactggaaataagTACTGGAG TTACGATGAAGAGGCGGAGGTTATGGAAGCAGGCTACCCCAGGCTGATAGAGGAAGAATTTGCAGGAATTGGTGATAGAGTGGATGCTGTCTATCAAAGAAATG gtTACCTCTACTTCTTCAATGGGCCACTGCAGTTTGAATACAGCATCTGGAGCAAAAGGATTGTCCGTGTCCTGCATACCAACTCCATATTTTGGTGCTAA